The Labilibaculum sp. sequence TCTCAATCAATTTTGAGGCTGGTAAAACCAATCTTATTATAGGACAAAGCGGATCCGGTAAAACAGTTTTACTTAAATCCATCATCGGTCTTCATGAGGTTGATTCCGGTAGTATTTTCTATAACGACAGAGATTTTACTTCCTTGAATTTGAAAGGAAGAAAAGAGATTCGAAAGGAAATGGGCATGGTATTTCAAGGCGGTGCTTTATTCGATTCTATGAGTGTTGAAGAAAATGTACTCTTTCCTTTGGATATGTTTTCGGATATGAGTGAAAAAGAAAAAAAAGATCGTGCAAACTTCTGCTTAAACCGTGTTAACATACAAAATTCAAATCACCTGTTTCCTGCCGAGATTAGTGGTGGTATGCAGAAACGTGTTGCCATTGCAAGAGCAATTGCTTTGAATCCAAAATATCTTTTTTGCGACGAACCCAATTCCGGTTTAGATCCTGTAACAGCTATTTTGATTGATAATCTTATTCAGGAAATTACAAAAGAGTATAATATGACTACCATTATTAATACTCATGATATGAATTCAGTAATGGAAATTGGAGAGAAAATTGTTTTTATAAGCAAGGGGGACAAAGTATGGGAAGGATCTAAAGATGAAATATTTGATACCGACAATCAGGATTTAAACGATTTTGTTTTTGCTTCGGAATTGTATAAAAAGATTAAAAAAATAAGCTAGTAGAAATCACGCTCGTACATTCTATTCGATTTATTATCTTTGCTTTCAGATCAACAAGAAACAATTCATGAATAAAATACTATTTTTCTTTATTTGTAGCGCATTCATCTTTTTGATATCCTGCAAAGAAAATAACAAATATACTCCTCAGCTAAATGAAGATCAATTTACTAAAATGCTTATTGATATTCACATTATTGATGGAACTTTAGAATCGCAAAATATTTATCGCTCGGGAGATAATTATCGTCCCAGCCACTACTACAATTCTATTTTTCAGAAGTATAATATTACCCGTGAGCAATTTGATTCTTGCGTATCTTTTTATTCTTACGATACAAAAAGATTCACTCAAATTTACGATGTAATTATCGATTCGCTTAACCGACTTGAAACGCAATATCGTATTGAGGTTAAAAATAAAAAACTGGAACAAGACACCGTAAACCTCTGGACAAAAAAGCAGCATTGGAGAATTCCTGAGAAAGATAAAAATCAGGTTGACTTTGCGATTCCAGTTCAAGAAAAAGGTATTTACACCATTAAAGCTTCAATTAAAATATTTAAGGATGATCAAACTGATCAGCCCAAAATAGAGGCTTATTTTTGGAAACAGGATAGTTTAGGCGAAGAGCATAAAGTAAGGTTTATGCCGCAACCAATTACTAAAGAGTTAAAATTCAACACTTATGAATTAAGTTTGTCCTATCCGGATTCGAGTTACACAGAACTCCGTGGGAACTTATTTGTCGGGGAGAATGATCTTGTTGAGTTTACTCAGCATTTCGAAATAAAGGACATCTTGATTTTCAATCCGCAAATTAGACCTGATTCGTTGCAGGTTATTAAGGAATTGGAGCAAGATGAGGAACTAAAACGTAGGAGTCTGCAATGAGAAAAATAGCGGCGAACTACATTTTTCCTGTTATAGCGACTCCTTTAAAAAATGGAATTATTGTACTTGATGAGAATAATTATATTGTCGATATAATTGATACGAAGGGACAGATTAAAGAAATTCAAAACCTGGAATTCTACAGTGGGATAATTGTTCCCGGATTTGTTGATGTATTTACACTCCTCAGTTTTTCATCCTTCTCAGGAAAAGATTTTGAAGATTGTCTGCATGATGACTTTGGTTCAGCACTTAAAAAGAGTTTACTCCAGAAAGATACTACTGCCAATACAATACAAAGAGGAATTAATCAATTAGA is a genomic window containing:
- a CDS encoding DUF4296 domain-containing protein, whose product is MNKILFFFICSAFIFLISCKENNKYTPQLNEDQFTKMLIDIHIIDGTLESQNIYRSGDNYRPSHYYNSIFQKYNITREQFDSCVSFYSYDTKRFTQIYDVIIDSLNRLETQYRIEVKNKKLEQDTVNLWTKKQHWRIPEKDKNQVDFAIPVQEKGIYTIKASIKIFKDDQTDQPKIEAYFWKQDSLGEEHKVRFMPQPITKELKFNTYELSLSYPDSSYTELRGNLFVGENDLVEFTQHFEIKDILIFNPQIRPDSLQVIKELEQDEELKRRSLQ
- a CDS encoding ATP-binding cassette domain-containing protein: MITVSNVNKSFADLKVLNDISINFEAGKTNLIIGQSGSGKTVLLKSIIGLHEVDSGSIFYNDRDFTSLNLKGRKEIRKEMGMVFQGGALFDSMSVEENVLFPLDMFSDMSEKEKKDRANFCLNRVNIQNSNHLFPAEISGGMQKRVAIARAIALNPKYLFCDEPNSGLDPVTAILIDNLIQEITKEYNMTTIINTHDMNSVMEIGEKIVFISKGDKVWEGSKDEIFDTDNQDLNDFVFASELYKKIKKIS